One part of the Paraburkholderia flagellata genome encodes these proteins:
- the mutM gene encoding bifunctional DNA-formamidopyrimidine glycosylase/DNA-(apurinic or apyrimidinic site) lyase has product MPELPEVEVTRRGIEPWVAGRRVERVEVRNPALRWPVPATLARTLRGRTIRSVGRRGKYLLFEVDEGWFIVHLGMTGTLRVLRNLPKPPAAGKHDHVDWFFDDFTLRFRDPRRFGAVLWHPREAGDVLGHPLLAGLGIEPFTPAFDGALLFRKTRGRKVAVKQALLAGDIVVGVGNIYASESLFRAGIRPTTPAGRVSLARYELLADAVRAVLASAIEKGGSTLRDFVGSNGESGYFQLEYFVYDRAGQPCRVCGTPIKQIVQGQRSTYFCPRCQR; this is encoded by the coding sequence ATGCCAGAGTTGCCAGAAGTCGAGGTTACCCGAAGGGGGATCGAACCGTGGGTCGCGGGCCGCCGCGTTGAGCGTGTGGAGGTGCGCAACCCCGCATTGCGCTGGCCCGTGCCGGCTACGCTCGCCCGTACGCTGCGCGGCCGCACGATCCGTTCCGTCGGCCGCCGCGGCAAATATTTGCTGTTCGAGGTCGACGAGGGCTGGTTCATCGTGCACCTGGGCATGACCGGCACACTGCGTGTGCTGCGCAATCTGCCCAAGCCTCCGGCCGCCGGGAAGCACGACCACGTCGACTGGTTTTTCGACGACTTCACGCTGCGTTTTCGCGACCCGCGCCGTTTCGGCGCCGTGCTCTGGCACCCGCGCGAGGCTGGCGACGTGCTCGGCCATCCGCTGCTGGCGGGGCTCGGCATCGAGCCGTTCACGCCGGCCTTCGACGGCGCGCTGCTCTTTCGCAAGACACGCGGCCGCAAGGTCGCCGTCAAGCAGGCGCTCCTCGCGGGCGACATCGTGGTGGGCGTCGGGAACATCTACGCGTCGGAAAGTCTGTTCCGTGCCGGTATCCGGCCGACGACCCCAGCCGGGCGCGTTTCGCTCGCCCGCTACGAACTTCTCGCGGACGCCGTGCGCGCCGTGCTCGCCTCGGCCATCGAGAAGGGCGGCAGCACGCTGCGCGACTTTGTTGGCAGCAATGGCGAAAGCGGCTATTTCCAGCTCGAATACTTCGTTTATGACCGCGCGGGCCAACCCTGCCGCGTGTGCGGCACGCCGATCAAGCAGATCGTGCAGGGCCAGCGTTCCACTTATTTCTGTCCGCGCTGCCAGCGCTGA
- the mutY gene encoding A/G-specific adenine glycosylase → MYRTSSTSAPLPAGAYPAELLTGFAPRLIAWQREHGRHDLPWQNTRDPYRIWLSEIMLQQTQVSTVIPYYTRFLERFPTVETLAAAPDDDVMALWAGLGYYSRARNLHRCAQVVAQTHGGKFPSTVEALAELPGIGRSTAAAIASFAFGARETILDGNVKRVLARVFGVEGFPGEKRVENAMWTLAETLVPGPKASDADVSAYTQGLMDLGATLCGRGKPDCARCPFAEDCVANTTGRQRELPAARPKKTVPTRRTWMLVLLDGDAVMLEKRPPSGIWGGLWSLPEAADEPALAERAREFGVTPERAASSSALMPLTHTFTHFKLDIEPRVIELKRNAAPLELNDGQSAWVSLGNIDAYGLPAPVRKLLDGLRGPLI, encoded by the coding sequence ATGTACCGAACTTCGTCTACCTCCGCGCCGCTGCCGGCTGGCGCATATCCCGCTGAACTGCTCACCGGTTTTGCGCCGCGTCTGATCGCCTGGCAGCGCGAGCACGGCCGTCACGATCTGCCGTGGCAGAACACGCGCGACCCGTACCGCATCTGGCTCTCGGAAATCATGCTGCAACAGACTCAGGTCTCGACCGTGATTCCGTACTACACGCGTTTTCTTGAGCGCTTTCCCACGGTCGAAACGCTCGCCGCCGCGCCCGACGACGACGTGATGGCGCTCTGGGCCGGCCTCGGCTACTACTCGCGCGCGCGCAATCTGCACCGGTGCGCGCAGGTCGTGGCGCAGACCCACGGCGGCAAGTTTCCGTCGACGGTCGAGGCGCTCGCCGAGCTGCCAGGCATTGGCCGCTCGACGGCGGCGGCGATCGCATCGTTCGCGTTCGGTGCGCGCGAGACGATCCTCGACGGCAACGTGAAGCGCGTGCTCGCTCGCGTGTTCGGCGTGGAAGGCTTTCCTGGCGAAAAGCGCGTAGAGAACGCGATGTGGACGCTCGCCGAAACGCTCGTGCCGGGCCCCAAAGCGAGCGACGCCGATGTGAGCGCGTACACGCAAGGCTTGATGGATCTCGGCGCGACGCTGTGTGGACGAGGCAAGCCCGACTGCGCACGCTGCCCGTTCGCCGAAGACTGCGTGGCGAACACGACGGGACGTCAGCGCGAACTGCCCGCCGCGCGTCCGAAGAAGACCGTGCCCACGCGGCGCACGTGGATGCTCGTGCTGCTCGACGGCGACGCGGTGATGCTGGAGAAGCGGCCGCCATCGGGTATCTGGGGCGGTTTGTGGAGCCTGCCCGAAGCCGCCGACGAACCCGCGCTCGCCGAGCGCGCGCGCGAGTTCGGCGTGACGCCTGAGCGCGCGGCGTCAAGTTCCGCGCTCATGCCGCTTACGCATACGTTCACGCACTTCAAGCTCGACATCGAGCCGCGCGTGATCGAACTGAAGCGCAACGCCGCGCCGCTCGAACTGAACGATGGACAGAGCGCATGGGTGTCGCTCGGCAATATCGACGCGTACGGGCTGCCCGCGCCTGTGCGCAAGTTGCTCGACGGATTGCGTGGACCGCTGATCTGA
- the hpf gene encoding ribosome hibernation-promoting factor, HPF/YfiA family: MNLKISGHHLEVTPALREYVITKLDRVLRHFDQVIDGNVVLSVDNHKEKDKRQKVEVNLHLKGKDIFVESANGDMYAAIDLVVDKLDRQVVRHKDRVQGHQHEAIKHQPAPIIEIPPQ; this comes from the coding sequence ATGAATCTGAAGATCAGTGGACACCATCTCGAAGTAACGCCAGCGTTGCGAGAATACGTGATCACCAAACTGGACAGGGTGCTAAGACATTTCGATCAGGTAATCGATGGCAATGTGGTCCTCTCGGTCGACAACCATAAGGAAAAGGATAAGAGACAGAAGGTCGAAGTGAACCTTCATCTGAAAGGCAAGGACATATTTGTGGAGAGCGCTAACGGCGACATGTATGCCGCCATCGATCTCGTGGTCGACAAGCTGGACCGCCAGGTCGTACGTCACAAGGACCGCGTGCAGGGACATCAACATGAGGCGATCAAGCACCAGCCTGCGCCCATCATCGAAATCCCGCCGCAGTGA
- the hprK gene encoding HPr(Ser) kinase/phosphatase has translation MDTSSINAQSIFDDNATTLKLSWLTGHEGWERGFSTETVATATASADLVGHLNLIHPNRIQVLGDAEIHYYQRQTDEDRSRHMAELIALEPPFLVVADGMTAPPELVLRCTRSSTPLFTTPMSAATVIDSLRLYMSRILAPRATLHGVFLDILGMGVLLTGDSGLGKSELGLELISRGHGLVADDAVDFVRLGPDFVEGRCPPLLQNLLEVRGLGLLDIKTIFGETAVRRKMKLKLIVQLVRRPDGEFQRLPLESQTVDVLGLPISKVTIQVAAGRNLAVLVEAAVRNTILQLRGIDTLRDFMDRQRLAMQDPDSQFPGKLI, from the coding sequence ATGGACACTTCCAGCATCAACGCCCAAAGCATCTTCGACGACAACGCCACCACGCTGAAACTCAGCTGGCTGACGGGGCACGAAGGCTGGGAACGCGGCTTTTCAACCGAGACGGTGGCCACGGCCACGGCGAGCGCGGACCTCGTCGGCCACTTGAACCTGATCCACCCGAACCGCATCCAGGTGCTCGGCGACGCCGAGATCCACTACTACCAGCGCCAGACCGACGAAGACCGCTCGCGCCACATGGCCGAGCTGATCGCACTCGAGCCACCGTTCCTCGTGGTCGCCGACGGCATGACCGCGCCGCCCGAGCTGGTGCTGCGTTGTACGCGTTCGTCCACACCGCTCTTCACCACGCCGATGTCGGCGGCCACCGTCATCGACAGCCTGCGCCTTTACATGTCGCGCATTCTCGCGCCGCGCGCGACGCTGCACGGGGTGTTTCTCGACATTCTCGGCATGGGTGTGCTGCTCACAGGTGACTCGGGTCTCGGCAAGAGTGAACTGGGCCTGGAGCTGATCAGCCGCGGCCACGGCCTCGTGGCCGACGACGCCGTGGATTTCGTGCGCCTCGGCCCCGATTTCGTCGAAGGCCGCTGCCCGCCGCTGTTGCAGAACCTGCTTGAAGTGCGCGGCCTCGGTCTGCTCGACATCAAGACGATCTTCGGTGAAACGGCCGTGCGCCGGAAGATGAAGCTCAAGCTCATCGTGCAACTCGTGCGCCGCCCGGACGGCGAGTTCCAGCGTCTGCCGCTGGAGAGCCAGACCGTGGACGTGCTCGGCCTGCCCATCAGCAAGGTCACGATCCAGGTGGCCGCGGGCCGCAACCTCGCCGTGCTGGTTGAGGCCGCCGTGCGCAACACGATCCTGCAATTGCGCGGTATCGACACGCTGCGCGACTTCATGGACCGCCAGCGTCTCGCGATGCAGGACCCCGACAGCCAGTTTCCCGGCAAGCTGATCTGA
- the ptsN gene encoding PTS IIA-like nitrogen regulatory protein PtsN produces the protein MLPPKRAAVGVWSIQATFSPANMNRLAKILPIENVVVGLSVTSKKRVFEQAGLIFENQNGIARSTVTDNLFARERLGSTGLGEGVAIPHGRIKGLKQPQAAFVRLAEPIAFEAPDGQPVSLLIFLLVPEQATQQHLEILSEIAQLLSDRETRERLHTEEDRETLHRLLTQWQP, from the coding sequence ATGCTGCCGCCAAAGCGGGCAGCAGTCGGGGTGTGGAGCATTCAGGCCACGTTTTCGCCTGCCAACATGAATCGTTTAGCCAAAATACTTCCCATCGAGAACGTCGTCGTCGGCCTGTCCGTTACCAGCAAGAAACGCGTCTTCGAACAGGCTGGCCTGATCTTCGAGAACCAGAACGGCATCGCCCGCAGCACGGTCACCGACAATCTTTTCGCACGCGAGCGCCTCGGCTCCACGGGCCTTGGCGAAGGCGTCGCGATCCCGCACGGCCGCATCAAGGGCCTGAAGCAGCCGCAGGCCGCCTTCGTGCGCCTCGCCGAGCCGATCGCCTTCGAAGCGCCAGACGGTCAGCCCGTCTCGCTCCTCATCTTCCTGCTCGTGCCCGAACAGGCCACGCAGCAGCACCTTGAAATCCTGTCCGAGATCGCGCAACTGTTGTCAGATCGCGAAACGCGTGAGCGGCTCCATACGGAAGAAGACCGCGAAACGTTGCATCGCCTGCTCACACAGTGGCAACCTTGA
- a CDS encoding LON peptidase substrate-binding domain-containing protein produces the protein MSSSPAVLADLPLFPLHTVLFPGGLLPLKIFEARYVDMASECLREHTPFGVCLLKSGAEVALPDETAVPESVGCLALIEQCDVETVGMLHIQAHGTQRFHLLSYRVEADGLLVGTAELIPEDIPLEGGKQLAQFGACAEVLERIIATIRERDPASLPFAEPFRFGDPSWVSNRLAEVLPIALRARQKLMELNDAGARIEVVHHYMQQHQLL, from the coding sequence ATGTCCTCGTCTCCTGCCGTGCTTGCCGATTTGCCACTGTTCCCGCTGCATACGGTGCTCTTCCCTGGCGGCCTGCTGCCGCTCAAGATCTTCGAAGCGCGATATGTGGACATGGCGAGCGAGTGTCTGCGCGAGCACACGCCGTTCGGCGTGTGTCTGCTCAAAAGCGGCGCCGAAGTCGCGCTGCCTGACGAGACCGCCGTGCCGGAGTCCGTTGGCTGCCTCGCGCTCATCGAGCAATGCGATGTCGAAACCGTCGGCATGCTGCACATCCAGGCGCATGGCACGCAGCGCTTTCATCTGCTCTCGTACCGCGTGGAAGCCGACGGCCTGCTCGTGGGCACGGCCGAACTGATCCCCGAAGACATTCCACTAGAAGGCGGCAAACAGCTCGCGCAATTCGGCGCATGTGCGGAAGTGCTCGAGCGCATCATCGCGACGATTCGCGAGCGCGATCCCGCGAGCCTGCCGTTTGCGGAGCCGTTTCGCTTCGGCGATCCCTCGTGGGTATCGAACCGTCTCGCCGAGGTGCTGCCGATCGCTCTGCGCGCGCGTCAGAAGCTCATGGAGCTGAACGACGCGGGCGCGCGTATCGAAGTCGTGCATCACTACATGCAGCAGCATCAGTTGCTTTGA
- a CDS encoding tetratricopeptide repeat protein codes for MELSFVKLFAKRPATRRMPAAFARRLVSAAVLTAWALTTSSAYAQDPSPDTDDTSVTMPDAFGPASPDEKKDLPSVPLSSQIVFQVLAAEIALQRDQPAPAFQTYLALARDTHDPRMAQRATEIALAAQSPSDALTAVQLWQQYAPDSERAAQLDASLLVLAGKPDDAQPLLARELAKVPADSRGQAILSLQLLLSRGPNRVGGLNVLKSMLKDDLNRPEAQLAIGRQQLLADDVPGARKSFEQALALKADYLPAALMLAQMGPEERAEGIASIEKYVQQNPKSREGRLALAQTYLAADRLDDAQKQFEILHKDNANDLMPLMALALISVQQKKFDAAQKYLTQYAQLAEKNPGADPGQAYIYLAQLAVEQKDDAGAQKWLDKIQPNSQQYVPAQITRAQILDKEGKTDDARRQLASIQADDPRDQALIARTDAAILFDAKRYPEAEARLAKATADFPDDPDLTYDYAMAAEKNGHYDIMEAQLRKLIKTQPDNPQAYNALGYSLADRNQRLQEADKLVERASALAPDDAFIMDSVGWVKYRMGDNADAIKLLRKAYSLQPNAEIGAHLGEVLWKNGDQDGARAAWREARKLEPDNDTLLKTLKRLQVNDL; via the coding sequence ATGGAACTGTCTTTCGTTAAGCTGTTCGCGAAGCGCCCCGCGACGCGCCGCATGCCTGCCGCCTTCGCGCGTCGCCTCGTTAGCGCCGCGGTTCTCACGGCCTGGGCATTGACCACGTCGAGCGCATATGCACAGGATCCGTCCCCCGACACGGACGACACTTCCGTCACCATGCCGGACGCTTTCGGTCCCGCCTCGCCCGACGAAAAGAAGGATCTGCCGAGCGTGCCGCTGTCGAGCCAGATCGTCTTCCAGGTGCTCGCCGCGGAAATCGCGCTGCAACGCGACCAGCCTGCGCCCGCCTTTCAAACGTATCTCGCGCTCGCGCGCGACACGCACGACCCGCGCATGGCGCAGCGCGCGACCGAAATCGCGCTCGCGGCGCAAAGTCCTTCCGACGCCCTGACTGCGGTCCAGCTCTGGCAGCAGTACGCGCCCGACTCCGAGCGTGCCGCGCAACTCGACGCCTCGCTGCTCGTGCTCGCCGGCAAGCCCGACGACGCTCAGCCACTGCTCGCGCGCGAACTGGCGAAAGTACCGGCCGACAGCCGCGGCCAGGCCATCCTCTCGCTGCAGCTTCTGCTTTCGCGCGGCCCGAATCGCGTGGGCGGCCTGAATGTGCTCAAGTCGATGCTCAAGGACGACTTGAACCGCCCCGAGGCACAGCTTGCGATCGGCCGCCAGCAATTGCTCGCCGACGACGTGCCCGGAGCGCGCAAGTCGTTCGAACAGGCGCTCGCGCTCAAGGCCGACTATCTTCCCGCCGCGCTGATGCTCGCGCAGATGGGGCCGGAGGAGCGCGCCGAAGGCATTGCGTCGATCGAGAAGTACGTCCAGCAAAATCCGAAGTCGCGCGAAGGCCGGCTTGCGCTCGCGCAAACGTATCTCGCCGCCGACCGCCTCGACGACGCGCAGAAGCAGTTCGAGATCCTGCACAAGGACAATGCGAACGACCTGATGCCGCTCATGGCGCTCGCGCTCATCAGCGTGCAGCAGAAAAAGTTCGACGCGGCGCAGAAGTATCTGACGCAATACGCGCAACTTGCCGAGAAGAATCCGGGCGCGGACCCCGGTCAGGCCTATATTTACCTCGCGCAACTGGCGGTCGAGCAGAAGGATGATGCCGGCGCGCAGAAGTGGCTCGACAAGATCCAGCCGAACAGCCAGCAGTACGTGCCGGCCCAGATCACGCGCGCGCAAATCCTGGACAAGGAAGGCAAGACCGACGACGCGCGGCGCCAACTCGCGAGCATTCAGGCCGACGATCCGCGCGACCAGGCGCTGATCGCGCGCACCGACGCCGCGATCCTGTTCGACGCGAAGCGCTACCCGGAAGCCGAGGCACGGCTTGCGAAGGCGACCGCCGACTTCCCTGACGACCCGGACCTCACCTATGACTACGCGATGGCCGCGGAAAAAAACGGCCATTACGACATCATGGAAGCGCAACTGCGCAAGCTGATCAAGACGCAGCCTGACAATCCGCAGGCCTACAACGCGCTCGGCTACTCGCTCGCGGACCGCAACCAGCGTCTGCAGGAAGCCGACAAACTGGTCGAAAGAGCCTCGGCGCTCGCACCCGACGACGCGTTCATCATGGACAGCGTGGGCTGGGTGAAATACCGCATGGGCGACAATGCCGACGCGATCAAGCTCTTGCGCAAGGCCTACAGTCTCCAGCCGAACGCGGAAATTGGCGCGCACCTCGGCGAAGTGCTCTGGAAAAACGGCGACCAGGACGGCGCGCGCGCCGCGTGGCGTGAGGCCCGCAAGCTCGAGCCCGACAACGACACGCTCCTGAAAACGCTCAAGCGCCTCCAGGTCAACGATCTCTGA
- the rapZ gene encoding RNase adapter RapZ, whose translation MRIILITGISGSGKSVALNALEDVGYYCVDNLPPRFLPQLAQYLSDDGYERLAVAIDARSSSSFDDMPEMIRDLALRHDVRVLFLNASTQSLIQRFSETRRRHPLSGSAAHDANVGMLKSLEEAIEHERELVSNLAEFGHQVDTSNLSSNALRQWVKVFVGGERGSLMLTFESFGFKRGVPLDADLVFDVRTLPNPHYDARLRPLTGLDQPVIDFLSAQSAVHEMIDDVYAFVAKWLPHFRADNRSYLTVAIGCTGGQHRSVFIAQTLATRFAGESNVIVRHRDAPLDVGESSRLIA comes from the coding sequence ATGCGTATCATCCTGATCACCGGCATTTCGGGTTCCGGCAAGTCAGTGGCGCTCAATGCGCTCGAAGACGTCGGCTACTATTGCGTCGACAATCTGCCGCCACGCTTTCTGCCGCAACTCGCGCAATATCTCAGCGACGACGGCTACGAACGCCTCGCCGTCGCTATCGATGCGCGCTCGAGTTCGTCGTTCGACGACATGCCGGAGATGATCCGCGACCTGGCTCTTCGCCACGACGTGCGCGTGCTGTTCCTCAATGCGAGCACGCAGTCGCTCATCCAGCGTTTCTCGGAAACACGTCGCCGCCATCCGCTCTCGGGCTCCGCCGCGCACGACGCAAATGTGGGCATGCTCAAGTCGCTCGAAGAAGCCATCGAGCACGAGCGCGAACTCGTCTCGAACCTCGCCGAGTTCGGCCATCAGGTCGATACGAGCAATCTGAGTTCCAACGCGCTGCGCCAGTGGGTGAAGGTGTTCGTCGGAGGCGAGCGCGGGTCGCTCATGCTCACGTTCGAATCGTTCGGCTTCAAGCGCGGTGTGCCGCTCGACGCGGACCTCGTGTTCGACGTCCGCACGCTGCCGAACCCGCATTACGACGCCCGTCTGCGGCCGCTCACCGGGCTCGATCAGCCGGTGATCGACTTCCTGAGTGCGCAATCGGCCGTCCACGAAATGATCGACGATGTCTACGCGTTCGTCGCGAAGTGGCTGCCGCATTTTCGCGCCGACAACCGCAGCTACCTCACCGTTGCGATTGGCTGCACGGGCGGACAGCATCGTTCGGTGTTCATCGCCCAGACGCTCGCCACACGCTTTGCTGGCGAGTCGAACGTTATCGTGCGTCACCGCGACGCGCCTCTCGATGTCGGAGAGTCGTCACGGCTGATCGCCTAA